From the Halobacterium zhouii genome, the window GTCCACGACAACGGCAACGTCATCGCGGACTCCGGCGAGGGCTACGCCTCGAAGCAGAAGGCCAGACAGGGGCTACAGAGCGTCAAGCAGAACGCGCCGGACGCAGAGGTCGTCGAGGGTGGGCCGACCGAGCGGTGAGTCACGGCAGCGCGGGCAGGTGCCACAATCTACTCAGTTCTCGATGCGCGTACCGGCGGGTTCGCCGGCGAGGAACGCCGTGAGCGCGTCCGGGCCGAAGACGTGCGCTGGCGCGTCGAGGGCGAGGAGCGCACGCACTTTCGCCGCCATTCCGCCCGTGACGTCGGTCGCGTCGCTCCCGCCGAGCACCGACGCGACGTCCTCATAGGCGGCTATCTCGGGGATCACGTCGTCGTTCTCGTCGAGGACGCCGGGGACCGTCGAGCAGAGGCCGACCCTGTCGGCGGCGAGGTCACCCGCGAGCCGAACGACGAGTTCGTCGCCGCTCACGATGGTCGCGCCGGCCCCGGCGTGGGCCAGCACGTCGCCATGGAGGACGGGAACGAACCCCTCCGCCAGCATCGTCGCTATCTGGCCCGTGGGGAAGGTGAGGTCTCCGTCGCGGTCCCGGTGGCCCGCGGAGAACGGATGGACGGGCACTGCCGGAACGTCAGCGCCCGCGAGCGCACTGACGACGGCGTCGTTCAGTCGCTCCATCGCGCCCGCGATCTCGCGGACCGCTGTCGGGTCCTGGGTTCCCTCGGTGCTGGAGACGCCGTGCTCGGCGGCGTTCGGGTGACCGAAGCTCCCGCCACCGTGGACGACCACGAGGTCGTCGACCGTGGAGTCACTGGCGCCATCGGCTGCGACGGCGTCTCCGATAGCATCTGCGAGGTTCGCGAGGCGTTCGTCGGCCACTGTCTCCGGTTCGTCTTTCTCCGTGACGACGCTCCCGCCGAGTTTCAGGACGGTCGTCATTCGGCTCGCACACCCGCTGTCGCGAGTTCCGCGCGGAACGTCTCCGCGCACTCCGGTGTCAACGACAGCGCCGTCTCCACGCCGTCGCCGTCGTCGAGCGCGACGATGCTGCCGCCGCCGCCAGCGCCCGTCAACTTCGCGCCGAGCGCGCCGCCGTCGCGGGCCGCCCACACCATGTTCTCGAGCGTGCGCGCGGACACGTCGAGGGCCGACAGCAGGCCGTGGTTGAAGTTCATCAGGCGGCCGAGTTCCTCGACGTCGCCCGCCTCGAGCGCGCGCTCGCCCTCCCGGACGAGGTCCCCGATGGCGGCGACGGTGTCCGCGGCGAAGCCGTACTCCTCGCGGAGCGCGCGAACCCCCGCGACCAGTTCGCCGGTGTCGTGGCCCGTGCCGTCGTACCCGACGACGAACGGCAGGTCGGGGGCGTCGAGCGTCGAGCAGTCGTCGCCCTCCACGCGCACCGCGCCGCCCATCGCCGAGCAGAACGTGTCCGCCCGGGACGCCTCGCCGTCCTGAACCTCGTGTTCGACGCGGTACGCGCGGTCCGCGACCTCCCGAGCGTCGAGGTCCACGCCGAGTTCGCGCGTCGCCGCGTCGATGCCTGCGACGGCGACCGCCGCCGACGAACCGAGGCCCGCACCGAGCGGGATCTCGCTCTCGATCTCCACGTCGAAGCCGGCGTCCGGTCGGTCGGCGGCCGCTCTCGCCTGCGCGACCGCGCTGTCGACGTACCCCGTCGCCGCCTCGAGGAGCGACGGCGGGACGTCCACGGCCGGCCGTTCGTCGGTCGACCCGCCGTACTCCACGGTGAACCCCTCGATG encodes:
- a CDS encoding HVO_2922 family protein, which produces MSKAMFELYQDRAGEHRWRLVHDNGNVIADSGEGYASKQKARQGLQSVKQNAPDAEVVEGGPTER
- a CDS encoding isopentenyl phosphate kinase, yielding MTTVLKLGGSVVTEKDEPETVADERLANLADAIGDAVAADGASDSTVDDLVVVHGGGSFGHPNAAEHGVSSTEGTQDPTAVREIAGAMERLNDAVVSALAGADVPAVPVHPFSAGHRDRDGDLTFPTGQIATMLAEGFVPVLHGDVLAHAGAGATIVSGDELVVRLAGDLAADRVGLCSTVPGVLDENDDVIPEIAAYEDVASVLGGSDATDVTGGMAAKVRALLALDAPAHVFGPDALTAFLAGEPAGTRIEN
- the mvk gene encoding mevalonate kinase, which gives rise to MTTTSSAPGKVYLFGEHAVVYGEPAVPCAIERRARVTVTERDDDRLRVDASDLSIEGFTVEYGGSTDERPAVDVPPSLLEAATGYVDSAVAQARAAADRPDAGFDVEIESEIPLGAGLGSSAAVAVAGIDAATRELGVDLDAREVADRAYRVEHEVQDGEASRADTFCSAMGGAVRVEGDDCSTLDAPDLPFVVGYDGTGHDTGELVAGVRALREEYGFAADTVAAIGDLVREGERALEAGDVEELGRLMNFNHGLLSALDVSARTLENMVWAARDGGALGAKLTGAGGGGSIVALDDGDGVETALSLTPECAETFRAELATAGVRAE